The following coding sequences are from one Selenomonas sputigena ATCC 35185 window:
- a CDS encoding polysaccharide pyruvyl transferase family protein, protein MKIGILTFHDGINYGAYLQVYSLYRTLQKLGAEPEILNYKGFFHWRWEYRCLIWTKRPARLAANLKKLIAFKRCQKLLKQTSFTFHRTCLPNYDKVIVGSDEIWNYSVAHGDDIYFGVGVPAREKYAYAASFGSVDENDEIPKKLLSGLETFRNISVRDENSMRLLQRNLPQKECIKVLDPTLLYDFNGEEVEPVEKNYILIYTTDNAIPVSVRNEIISFARQHNKTLVAVGYHMPWCEKNFNTLNPFEWAGFFKCADMIVTTMFHGTMFSIKYKKEFCTILEPYRVNKLKDLLTEFGLEKRIYQEKSGLEDVFHAPIDYVSVEACLKERKKISFDYIKRIIGKGNCDLHKG, encoded by the coding sequence ATGAAGATCGGCATATTGACTTTCCATGATGGCATCAATTATGGCGCATATTTACAAGTATATTCACTCTATCGCACGTTGCAGAAGTTGGGAGCAGAACCTGAGATTCTGAATTATAAAGGCTTTTTCCACTGGCGGTGGGAATATCGCTGCTTGATATGGACAAAACGCCCCGCTAGACTTGCAGCCAACCTAAAGAAGTTGATTGCCTTTAAAAGGTGTCAAAAGCTATTGAAGCAAACATCGTTCACTTTTCATAGAACGTGTTTACCGAATTATGATAAGGTTATCGTGGGCAGTGATGAAATATGGAATTATAGTGTTGCGCATGGAGATGATATTTATTTTGGCGTAGGTGTTCCTGCACGGGAGAAGTATGCTTATGCTGCGAGTTTTGGCTCTGTTGATGAAAATGATGAGATCCCAAAAAAACTTTTATCCGGATTAGAAACATTCCGGAATATTTCTGTTCGCGATGAAAATTCAATGAGATTGCTTCAGAGAAATCTTCCGCAGAAAGAGTGCATCAAGGTGTTGGATCCTACGTTGCTGTACGATTTCAATGGCGAAGAAGTAGAGCCTGTCGAAAAAAATTATATATTGATTTATACTACTGACAATGCCATTCCCGTATCCGTGCGAAATGAGATTATTTCGTTTGCCAGACAGCATAATAAAACTCTTGTGGCCGTTGGGTATCATATGCCGTGGTGTGAGAAGAATTTCAATACATTGAATCCGTTTGAGTGGGCTGGTTTTTTTAAGTGTGCCGATATGATTGTTACAACCATGTTTCATGGCACGATGTTTTCCATTAAATATAAAAAGGAGTTTTGTACGATTCTTGAACCGTATAGGGTGAACAAACTTAAAGATTTGTTGACGGAATTTGGTCTTGAAAAGAGAATTTATCAAGAAAAGAGCGGGCTGGAGGATGTGTTTCATGCCCCCATTGATTACGTGTCGGTCGAAGCGTGTTTGAAAGAAAGGAAAAAGATTTCTTTTGATTATATAAAGCGCATTATTGGAAAAGGTAACTGTGATTTGCATAAAGGCTGA
- a CDS encoding Coenzyme F420 hydrogenase/dehydrogenase, beta subunit C-terminal domain, translating into MKICHDLESCTGCTACRHICPVSAITMRENSEGFLYPKVNESLCVHCGRCVQVCPQNHVPTYYAPRAVYAVKHRMQSVRERSTSGGMFTALSDWILDQGGVIYGAAFDEAFVVSHIVADNAIERNRMRGSKYVQSVLGDVFAHIESDLRENRYVLFTGTPCQVDGLRNFIGKAHHKLFLVDIVCYGTPSPLLFRDYIQFIQKEYQTDIRWYTFRNKKASWRTGKSFLELENNKAVSKEKTEIFDRLFWSGNIIRTSCYACPYTKPIRISDITIGDCWGLEKILPTFEDAYGVSLCLVNTKQGERIFDEIFQAIECHDISNSLEWQQPRMQSPTERPIAREAFWRDYHRKGFLYVARKYTHWNIFRITIRKIRFVLHRIFG; encoded by the coding sequence ATGAAGATTTGTCATGATCTTGAGTCCTGTACTGGATGTACGGCTTGCAGGCATATTTGTCCTGTTTCCGCGATTACGATGCGAGAGAACAGTGAGGGATTCTTATATCCGAAAGTAAATGAAAGCCTGTGCGTACATTGTGGACGATGTGTTCAGGTATGTCCACAAAATCATGTGCCGACTTATTATGCGCCTCGGGCTGTTTATGCCGTTAAACATAGGATGCAATCTGTTCGGGAACGGAGTACTTCTGGCGGAATGTTCACAGCATTGTCAGATTGGATATTGGATCAAGGGGGTGTAATATACGGTGCTGCTTTCGATGAAGCATTTGTGGTTTCGCATATTGTAGCAGACAATGCGATTGAACGAAATCGGATGCGAGGCTCCAAATATGTACAAAGTGTTCTTGGTGACGTTTTTGCACATATCGAATCCGATTTAAGAGAAAATCGTTATGTACTTTTTACGGGAACTCCTTGCCAGGTTGATGGCTTACGCAATTTTATAGGGAAAGCACATCATAAGCTGTTCTTAGTAGACATTGTGTGTTATGGAACGCCTAGCCCGCTGCTTTTTCGAGACTATATCCAGTTTATTCAGAAAGAGTATCAGACCGATATACGATGGTATACTTTTCGGAATAAGAAAGCGTCTTGGCGTACAGGAAAATCATTTTTAGAGCTTGAAAATAACAAGGCTGTATCAAAAGAAAAAACGGAGATTTTCGATCGTCTCTTTTGGTCTGGAAATATCATCCGCACATCCTGTTATGCATGTCCCTACACAAAACCGATACGTATTTCGGATATCACAATCGGAGATTGTTGGGGACTGGAGAAGATTCTGCCGACATTTGAAGATGCCTATGGTGTATCGCTCTGCCTAGTGAATACAAAGCAGGGAGAAAGAATCTTTGATGAAATTTTTCAAGCAATCGAGTGTCATGATATATCAAACTCCTTGGAGTGGCAACAGCCTCGTATGCAATCCCCGACAGAACGTCCCATTGCTAGAGAAGCGTTTTGGAGAGATTATCATAGGAAGGGATTCTTGTATGTTGCAAGAAAATATACACATTGGAATATCTTTCGTATAACGATTCGAAAAATACGTTTTGTCTTACACAGAATCTTTGGCTAG
- a CDS encoding acyltransferase, with protein sequence MLILEQGKVEIGRYVFFNNDCSIVAREYIFIGAYTMMGENVKLYDHNHRISNPNILKRDQGFKNRPIKIGRNCWIGNNVTLLGGADIGDNSVVGAGCIVDCVIPADTIVTMNRELRMCPICWKDMGQLS encoded by the coding sequence TTGCTCATTCTTGAGCAGGGAAAGGTGGAAATTGGTAGATATGTATTTTTTAATAATGATTGTTCCATCGTGGCAAGGGAATATATATTTATTGGAGCATATACGATGATGGGGGAAAATGTAAAATTATATGACCATAATCATCGTATATCCAATCCGAATATATTGAAAAGAGATCAAGGTTTTAAAAATCGTCCGATTAAGATTGGGAGAAATTGTTGGATTGGCAATAATGTTACTTTGCTAGGAGGAGCGGATATAGGGGATAATAGTGTGGTTGGTGCAGGGTGTATTGTCGACTGCGTTATTCCTGCTGATACGATTGTGACAATGAACCGAGAACTGCGAATGTGTCCGATTTGTTGGAAAGATATGGGCCAGCTTTCATAA
- a CDS encoding ABC transporter ATP-binding protein: protein MLKSFFKIFTIFPRRELRYCAFIIACMVFGAVLEAVGIGAILPLISIMGQPDFLQTNPAVMTLAAFFHINTHTELIIFLAIGLMMLYVLKNMYLTWQINLQARFSMRQQVYYSNQLMATYLGKPYIYHLDHNSATLLRNVNSVGTAVFANILMPTFALLAETITAFAIWVMLVFVDAFTAILVAGFMGGMIYMIMKAFRRKIVRQGELQMAYASEYIKWLNQGLGAIKETKVTGNEGYFLKRFSEAYDVFGNAYRIFQVFVQTPKLLIETFVISSLLLLIVVKLFLGNAPMDIVPLLGVLALAAFRLMPSANRMVAISNGIKFQMPFFEELYDELIEIKYRQSKGRSILFKSTERIVSFKHAIHISDVCFQYPDTERKILDGVSLSFPKGAFVGITGASGAGKTTFIDILLGLLKPVQGKIEVDGQDIWQDISAWRRILAYVPQSIYLIDGSIRENIALGISEEQIDDERIERVLRMAELSSFVKELPDGVETEVGERGVKLSGGQRQRIGIARALYLNPQILVLDEATSALDHETEQNITNTILNLRGHLTIIAVAHRTSTLESCDLRVHFSEGRAELMV, encoded by the coding sequence ATGTTGAAGTCTTTTTTTAAGATATTTACGATTTTTCCTCGCAGAGAACTTCGATATTGTGCCTTTATCATTGCTTGTATGGTTTTTGGTGCTGTACTGGAGGCGGTGGGAATTGGTGCCATTTTGCCGCTTATTTCCATTATGGGGCAGCCGGATTTTCTCCAGACTAATCCGGCTGTCATGACGCTTGCAGCCTTTTTTCATATCAATACACATACGGAACTCATTATTTTTCTTGCAATAGGGTTGATGATGCTCTATGTTTTGAAGAATATGTATCTTACATGGCAGATCAATCTCCAGGCTCGTTTTTCCATGCGTCAGCAGGTGTATTATTCGAATCAGCTCATGGCGACGTATCTAGGCAAGCCGTATATATATCATTTGGATCATAATTCGGCGACACTTTTACGAAATGTTAATTCTGTAGGGACAGCGGTCTTTGCGAATATCTTAATGCCGACTTTTGCGCTATTGGCTGAAACTATTACAGCTTTTGCCATATGGGTCATGCTGGTGTTTGTAGATGCCTTTACCGCCATTCTGGTTGCAGGCTTTATGGGTGGCATGATCTATATGATTATGAAGGCGTTTCGCCGAAAGATTGTTCGACAGGGCGAGCTGCAAATGGCGTATGCCTCTGAGTATATAAAATGGTTGAATCAAGGCTTGGGGGCGATAAAAGAAACTAAGGTGACGGGAAATGAGGGATATTTTTTAAAACGCTTTTCTGAGGCGTATGATGTGTTTGGAAATGCCTATCGCATCTTTCAAGTATTCGTTCAAACGCCAAAGTTATTGATCGAGACATTTGTGATTTCGAGTTTATTGTTGCTCATCGTCGTCAAATTATTTTTGGGGAATGCGCCGATGGATATCGTTCCGCTCTTAGGAGTTTTGGCATTGGCTGCATTTCGTCTCATGCCGAGTGCGAATCGCATGGTGGCGATATCGAATGGCATAAAATTTCAAATGCCTTTTTTTGAAGAATTATATGATGAACTTATCGAAATAAAATATAGGCAATCCAAAGGAAGAAGCATTCTTTTCAAAAGTACAGAGAGAATCGTATCTTTCAAGCATGCCATTCACATATCGGATGTTTGCTTTCAATATCCTGATACTGAGCGAAAAATCTTAGATGGGGTATCGCTATCTTTCCCCAAAGGCGCCTTTGTTGGTATTACAGGTGCATCAGGTGCCGGAAAAACGACCTTTATTGACATTCTGCTTGGTTTGTTGAAGCCTGTGCAAGGAAAAATAGAGGTGGATGGACAAGACATATGGCAAGATATTTCTGCGTGGCGCAGAATATTGGCCTATGTTCCGCAGAGCATATATCTGATTGATGGAAGCATACGAGAAAATATCGCCTTGGGTATCTCGGAAGAACAGATTGATGATGAGCGTATTGAGCGTGTGCTGAGAATGGCGGAACTCAGCTCGTTTGTGAAAGAACTGCCGGATGGTGTAGAAACGGAGGTGGGCGAAAGGGGTGTCAAGCTATCGGGTGGGCAAAGACAACGTATTGGCATTGCGCGAGCTTTGTATCTGAATCCGCAGATTCTTGTCTTGGATGAAGCAACTTCCGCATTGGATCATGAGACGGAGCAGAATATTACAAATACGATTCTGAATCTAAGGGGGCATTTAACCATCATCGCCGTCGCGCATAGAACTAGCACTTTGGAATCTTGCGACCTGCGTGTTCATTTTTCTGAAGGCAGGGCAGAGTTGATGGTGTAA
- a CDS encoding DapH/DapD/GlmU-related protein: MEALLLKKSWKNVRAAPIHIGDKAWLGFNVIVLKGVSIGEGAVIGAGSVVTSDVPAYSVAVGNPAAVVKRLIVEEGTDEDRHIDFP, encoded by the coding sequence ATGGAGGCATTGCTTTTAAAAAAATCATGGAAGAATGTTCGTGCTGCGCCCATACATATTGGCGATAAAGCCTGGCTAGGTTTCAATGTGATTGTATTAAAGGGTGTTTCCATTGGAGAGGGTGCGGTCATTGGCGCTGGTTCGGTAGTAACGTCAGATGTACCTGCATATAGCGTTGCAGTAGGTAATCCTGCTGCTGTTGTCAAGCGTTTGATTGTGGAGGAGGGTACTGATGAAGATCGGCATATTGACTTTCCATGA
- a CDS encoding capsular polysaccharide export protein, LipB/KpsS family: MIERIGRFIKRNLKKRFCKPVSVGEMEFASLNAPFWQDEKIASTVEKRILVYVAGDYITPVVETMLFAKRLSKEREMPLDVLGGSDILYKPVRSVYQSFHIRSVLDAEMGWLEKAKVLYEAILAWRMWREGNDILAMTYDGIPIGEELYDAILSHNREQYTVDKIELKHIYDAYLFYKNIHIAKRIFHSQRYGVFIFSDGDYINSPFVKFAAKYGAEIYQTSVGRVLFHKIIKDFTLKYSSQITHQMYEECRAMVPRRIIDQYLTERFRGEAKADYDRQAFFGKKEYSKEDLCKFSGLSFDSDCKFVVVAAHAFSDRPHSGDIMVYRDYYQWLIETLKLLDKVEGVVVFVKEHPSALLYGEKGSISHLVRQYGWKQIYTLPEDFHTYSIFRYFDYVVTCKGTIGLEAASFGIPVFTAGQGYYYGFGVDINSTTTAEYEQRLQNIKRYERLPETVQERARILLYLMGQITPPYAPSVIPADRFRSEIAQLRSEEYQYTYINQRLREGKSIKDEYYERILKDIIVFDETVGTIYEDLS; this comes from the coding sequence ATGATTGAACGTATTGGACGATTTATAAAACGGAATTTGAAAAAACGATTCTGTAAGCCCGTATCTGTGGGAGAAATGGAGTTTGCTTCTTTGAATGCGCCGTTTTGGCAAGATGAAAAGATTGCATCGACTGTGGAGAAACGTATTTTAGTTTATGTTGCGGGCGACTATATTACCCCTGTTGTCGAAACAATGTTGTTTGCAAAACGGTTATCGAAGGAAAGGGAAATGCCGCTCGATGTCTTAGGTGGAAGCGACATCTTATACAAACCTGTACGCAGTGTATATCAGTCGTTTCATATTCGTTCTGTTCTTGATGCTGAAATGGGGTGGCTTGAAAAGGCTAAAGTACTGTATGAAGCCATATTGGCTTGGCGCATGTGGCGCGAAGGAAACGACATACTCGCCATGACGTATGATGGCATCCCCATTGGAGAGGAACTCTATGATGCAATCTTGTCACATAATAGAGAACAGTACACGGTTGATAAAATCGAATTAAAGCATATATATGACGCCTATCTTTTTTATAAAAATATACATATTGCGAAGAGGATATTTCATTCGCAAAGGTATGGTGTGTTCATATTTTCGGACGGAGATTATATCAACTCTCCTTTTGTTAAGTTTGCAGCGAAATATGGTGCAGAGATTTATCAGACAAGTGTAGGGAGAGTCCTTTTTCATAAAATAATTAAGGATTTTACATTAAAGTACAGTAGTCAGATTACGCACCAGATGTATGAGGAATGTCGGGCGATGGTGCCAAGACGAATAATTGATCAATATTTGACAGAGCGCTTTCGTGGCGAAGCAAAGGCTGACTATGATCGACAGGCTTTTTTTGGAAAAAAGGAGTATTCTAAAGAGGATCTTTGTAAATTTTCCGGACTGTCTTTTGATTCAGACTGTAAATTTGTTGTCGTGGCAGCGCATGCTTTTTCGGATCGCCCACATTCTGGTGATATTATGGTTTACAGGGATTATTACCAATGGCTGATTGAAACCCTCAAGCTTCTTGACAAGGTGGAAGGCGTCGTAGTATTTGTGAAAGAGCACCCATCTGCATTGCTGTATGGTGAAAAAGGCAGCATTTCACATCTGGTCAGGCAATATGGTTGGAAACAGATCTATACCTTACCGGAGGATTTTCATACGTATAGCATCTTCCGTTATTTTGACTATGTTGTGACTTGTAAAGGGACTATTGGCTTGGAAGCGGCATCTTTTGGAATTCCCGTTTTTACCGCAGGGCAGGGATATTATTATGGATTCGGTGTAGATATAAATTCAACTACGACGGCTGAATATGAACAACGACTACAAAATATCAAAAGATATGAACGTTTGCCGGAAACGGTGCAAGAACGTGCCAGAATTTTGCTTTATCTGATGGGGCAAATTACGCCGCCTTATGCGCCGTCGGTTATTCCTGCAGATCGCTTTCGATCAGAGATAGCACAGTTGCGTTCTGAAGAGTATCAGTATACATATATTAATCAAAGATTGAGAGAGGGGAAGTCTATCAAAGATGAATATTATGAACGCATACTTAAGGATATTATCGTGTTTGATGAAACTGTAGGGACTATCTATGAAGATTTGTCATGA